Genomic segment of Desulfobacteraceae bacterium:
CACCATGATGAGGCTGCCGCGATAGCCCTTGCCGGAGAACAGCGGCACGCTGCTGGCAAGCGCCGGCAGGATGCCGCCGCCATTTTTTCCAAAAGACACTTCGCCCCGCGCTGATTTTTCGTTCAGGTTTTCCCGGATGAGGCCGAGAAACTTCTTTTTGCCTTCCTCCGCGACCAGATCGTAGATGCTCATCCCGGTGAGATCCTCGTAGCCGATCTGGCGGGCCAGGGTACGGTTGGCAAACCGGATACACCCGGTCTCGTCCACCACCCAGATCCCCTCCTGAGAATTTTCAACGATCTCCCGGTACATCCGTTCCGACTCCCGCAGCTTTTGGTAGAGGGAGGCGTTCTCCAAGGCCATGGCGATCTGGTTGGCGAAGCTCGATATGAAATTCCGGTCTATCTTTGAGGATGTTCGGCCTTTCTTGCTATCCCCCACGAGGAGGCCCATGGTCTCACCACGGGCGAGAAGTGGAACGAGAATGAAGGAGGAGGGCTTGAAGACCTTCAGGAGGGGGTTTTCGGGGTTCAACGAAGCGATCTTTTCGTCCGCCAGGAAAAAGGGGCGTTTTTCCCGGGCGGATCTCGCGAGGATGTTGCGTTCCTTCCCAATGGAGACCGAGTAGCCTTTGAGGCGATCGAGGACCTCTTTTTCCACCCCGACCGCATTGACCAGCGTGAGGTTCGAGAGCGATTCGTCCAGCAGAAAAACACCCGCCCGGTCGAGATGCGCCACCTTGATCAGACGTTTGAGGACGATCTCGATCAGGGCGTCCAATTCCAGGGTGGAGAGAAGGGCCTTGCCGGTCTCGTGAAGGCCTTCCAGCTGCGCGACCTTGGTGGTGAGGGCGGCGTTTAGGGCATTAACCTCCTCGTACTTTTTGCGGATGATCGCCTTGTCCTGCTCCAGCTCCGCGATGCTCGCCCGGGCGACCTTCCACGGGGCGAAAAGACGAAAAAAGAACCGGGCGATGCTGCCCCTGCTCCAGCTCAATCGATACTCGCAGTAACGCCCGCCATGAAAGAAACATTCCGTCTCGATCAGGCGTGTCGGCGGAAGCCTCCAGATCACCGGAACGGCTTCGTAAATCCCCTTGTTGTAGTGACAGAAGTCTTCGGTCAGGGGGATATCGGGGTTCCAGTGGAGACGGGTCGTGGCCGTGGTACCCTTTAAATCCACGAGCTCGATGCGCTTGGTGCGATTGAAATGGTCGTTCACGCGCTGGATTTGCCGCAGCGCCATCACCGGCCCGCCAAGAGCGGCCAGTAGGATTCGTTGGATGTAGCCGAGTCGTTTTCCCGTGACGGAATAAAATCCTATCTTGCGGGGCGCGTCCGCGTCATCGAGGATCGATTTGGCACGCTCGTAAAGCAGGGCGAGAAGGGGAGCAGAAATCCAGTTGTTAGGATCCGACAGAAACGCCTTCGGGTCCTTGACCCCGGGAAGTTCCGTATCCAGGCCCGCCAGGAGAATTTTACTTGCACCCGGCTGTTCTTTTTCAACGTAATCGATGACCGCCAGGGAATTGATGCAGCTGTTGTGACGATCATCGATCGGATGGTGGCAGGCTTCTTTGGGTGTCTCGAACATGTCGGCTGAACCTGTTTTAAGCAGCTCTCATTAGGCTGCGTGCGATGATCCAACAGATAAGGAAAAGGGGTGGTTTCGATGCCGTGCTCGGCGGCACGGCGGGTATGCTGCCGGTCGATTGGCACCGTCAGCAAATTGATGTTCAGGGTCGTCAAAAAAGCGTGACGCGAAGGTCTTTGCGCTTGGCTCAGAGGTGATTTTGAGCCCCGTTCAGCGTCTCCAAAAAGGGGACCCAAAGAAATGAGTTTTATTTTAAAATTAATCCTACAACGATCCCGGCAAAAAGAAAACCCATATATTGTGTATTAAAAACGACAGAATAACATAATGCAGGTTAAAAAACGATAAAACGAATCCAAGGGTTACATTTGGTATAAAAATTTCATAAAAAAAACAAATATTACGATATATGAATTATCCCGACGAAATTCATGGGCGAAGGAGGAACGCTTTTTTTGGAAAATAAAAGGAGGAAAGGCGCATGTCTGAAAACGTTTCCAAACCGGCCATGGGACTCAGTCAGTTTTTTCAACTTTGGTTCAATGTGATTCTCGCGCGATTTTTGGGCATCCGGTTTCTCCGGGCGTATCTTTATTTTCTCGGCATCTGTTTTTTTTCTTTTCGTCATAAAGAAAGACAAAATTTAGGCCTCGGCATTTCGCATGTTTTTGGTGACAGCCATTGCACACTTGTTCTGCGTTGGATGCAACTGAAGGCCGCCTGCGGGGTCTTCGAGCATTATCTGGAAAAGCTCGTCCTGGCCCACAAGTCCCTCGCCTGGACGCTGCGTTATCTTGCAAAGCGCCTGACGATCCAAAACGTCGCCGAGCTTGACCGGATTGCCTCCGAGGGGCGGGGCGGGATCCTGGTCACGGGCCATTTCGGGGCCGTGGAGTATCTGCCGCTGGCCCTTGCCATGAACGGCTACAAAGTCGCCATGATCTGCCGCTTCAAGACCTCGCGGCTGAAGGAGGCGCTGGCCAAAAGGGCAGAGGAACAGGACGTCATGATCATCGATGCCGGCGAGCCGAACGTGGCCTTCCGTGCTTTCGAGGCCATCCGGCAGGGTCGCATCCTTATAACCGAATGCGACGAGTTTGAACAGTGGCGTGCCGACCGCAGCGGCACCGTGAGGGTCTTCGGCCATTTGGTGCCCCGCGACAAGACCCTCGATTTTTTCTATCGTCGCACCAAGGCCCCTGTCATCATGGGACTCATGCGGCGGGATGGGGGCCGATTCACCCTGTGCATCGAACCCATTGCCGACGGCGAGGAAAAGATCGTGATGGGCAGCGCCGCCTGGCGGAGCCTTGAGGCCTACATCCTACGCCATCCGGAGCAGTGGTACCAGTGGAAGGATGCGGTGCGAGACCTTGAACCCCACATCGATTGGAGGCAGGGTGGTGAGAATCAGGGAAGTGTGTCTTTACCGGCTTGCCATCCCGTTCCGGCTGCCAGTTTCTCATAGTCTGGCCGAACGCAGCCGGGCCGAGGGGATCGTTGTCATCGCCAGGGATGCGGACGGCACCTGCGGCTATGGGGAGGCGACACCGCGTGAGTACGTCACCGGTGAGACCCTGGACGGCTGCTTGGGGAGCGTGCGGGACCTGGGGCATCTGGTTGTCGGTCGGGTCGTGGATTCCGTGAGCGAACTCTTGGGCCTTCTCCGTGAGCTGGGTGAGACGCCGACGGCCCGTCTCTTCCCGTCCGCGCTGTGCGCCATCGAGATCGCGTGCCTCGACCTCTGGGGCCGCCGGGTGGGCTTGCCCGTTGCGAAAGTTTTAAGCGGCGGCGGTGCCGATCGCTTCACCTATTCGGCTGTTCTGCCGCTTCTTTCGGACGCGCTCTTCGACCGGTTGCTCGACCTGACGGCGACCCTCGGTATGAAGTTCGTGAAGATCAAGGTGGGCGCCGGCGTCGAAAGGGATCTGGAACGCATCCGGCGCGTGCGCGTCCGGCTGGGGGCGTCGGTGGATATCCGGGTCGACGCAAACGGCGGCTACACCCCTGAGGAAGCCCTGGATTTTCTCGGCCGGGCCCGCACGTTGGCGATCAGTGCCATCGAACAGCCCGTCCCCAAGGGGGACCTCGACGGGATGAAGCGGGTTTCGGACGCGGGCGGGGTCCTCGTGATTGCCGATGAATCCCTCTGCAGCATGGCGGATGCCCGGCGGATTGTGGCCGCAGGGGCCTGCCGCGGCTTCAACCTGAGGCTTTCCAAGTGCGGCGGGTTTCTGAAAAGCCTTGCGATCTGGGATTTTGCATCCCAAAACGGGATTGCCTGCCAAATCGGAAGCCACGTGGGCGAGACGGCCATCCTTGCCGCAGCAGGGCGTCAACTGGCCGCTCTCTGCCCCGGTCACATTTATCTGGAGGGGTCTTTTTCCCGCAGGCTGCTGGCCGAGGATCTGGCGGTCGAGGATGTGGATTTCGGCGCCGGGGGAAACGCCCAGGCGCTTTCCGGTCCGGGCCTCGGGATAGAGCTGGCGCCGACGGCCCTCGTCCGTTTGGGTGTCATGGTTCACCGGATTCCTTGACCCTGCAGCCGTTGGCGCAGCGCCCTGGCGACGCCGGAGTTTAAAAAAACACCACATCCTCAGGCGACGGCACTCCTGAACGGCTCGAGGCCGATGCGGTCGATCATTTTCCCCAGGCGCTCGCCCTTGTTGGCGTTTTCCTGATAAAAGCGCACAACCTGGTCGACAGCCCGCAACACCGGCTCATCTGCGAGACCCGCTAGAAGCTCCTGCCCGATGCGCGGGGCGGCGCCCACATTGCCGCCGATGACCACTTGCCACCCCTCCTTTTTGCCGATCAAACCGACATCCCGCACCCATGACTCGGCGCAGCTCAGCTGGCATCCGGATACGGCCATCTTGAATTTGCCGGGCAGCTCCAGCCCGTGATAGCGTTTGTCCAGTTTCATCCCGATGCCCAGCGCATCCTGCTGGCCCAGCCGGCAGTAGGTCGTGCCCGGGCAGGAGCGGACGCTGCGGACGCAGAGCCCCACCGCCGCCCCGACGCCCAGTTGCAGCTCCTGCCAGACCTCGTCGATGACCTCCTCCTCGAGCCCGATGATCGCGATCCGGGTGGCGCCGGTGATCTTGATGGCCTGGGCGTGGTATTTTTCAGAAACATCGGCGATCTTGCGCAGCAGCTCGGGCGTCACGAGGCCGCAGGGAATATGGGGGGCAATCGCGTAGGTTTTTTTGTCGCGCTGCAGGATGGCGCCTTTCTCTCCCAGTTTCAGCATCTCTTTCCTCCAATGGTCGATTGCATGGCCGCTTTCAAAATAGCGCCCGGTTGTGGTCCCGGGCGCGGTCCCGAAGCCGCTGCGGCGCATCGTGAAGCTGGCGACGGGGCAACCGAAATTTCCCCACCCAACTTGATACATCTTGTTTTTGTTGTCAAAGCAAAACGCCCACTGTCGCCCTGGTTGCGGCTTGTTTGCCCCGGAAGTCCGGGCCCGCGGTCAGCGATCGGCGCGCAGGGGGTTGGGGATGCCGCGGCACGTCCCGGCTTTTTCGATTTTGATGCCCCCCGCGGGGATCTGAAAGTTTAAAAAATTATTGTTTTGGGCTATGAAATAAAAAAACGTTTTCAGGCGAATCCGCACCCGAGCGACACCCGGTAGGGGACCCCATGAAGGATCGTTACAAAACCAAAGCGCAGCTCATCGCCGAGCTGAACCAGCTTCGGCGCCAGAGCCCATGCGGGCAGTTGTTGGCCGCGGGTTGCAGCCGCATAACGGCGGATCTGGCCCGCGCCCAGGATGGGCCGCAGACCATTTTCGACAGCCTGCTGGAGCATGTGGTGTTTCATGATGCTCAGATGCGGGTGCTGTGGGCCAACCGGGCGGCATGCGAGTCCGCCGGCCTTTCCCGGGAGGAACTGACCGGCCGCTTCTGCCACGAGGTCTGGGCCGAACGCGCAACGCCCTGCAAGGGCTGCCTGGTGGTGCGCGCCCGCCAAACCGGCCACCACCAGGCAGCCGAAAAGCAGACCCCCGACGGCCGGCACTGGTATGTCCAGGGCGTTCCGATCCTGGACGTCGATGGCGGCATCGCGGCGGTGGTGGAGCTGACGGCCGAGACCACCGAAAGAAAGAGAGTCGAAGAGGCACTATACAAAAGTGAACAGCGCTATCGCACCATTGTCGAGACCATTTCCCACGGAATTCTGGAAATAGACGCCGCTGGTACGATCACATTCGCCAACGCCGCCCTCAGCCGGCTCTTGGGGTATCGTGAAGGCGAAATCCTTGGCCGCAAGATCAGCGATTTTCAGGTTTCCGGGGAGGCCCAAGAGGGCATAGGCCGACGCCTTGCCAACCTCGTCAAGGACCGGCCCGAAGCCACCCAGTGGATAACCCGGATCCGGGCCAGAGACGGCCACATCCTCGACCTGCAAGTCGACTGGGACTACAAACGGGATCTGAAAGGCCGGGTGGTCGGGTTTATCGCCGCGGTGACCGACATCACCGCGCGCCTGCAGGCGGGTGCGGCCCTCAAAGAGGCCCATGAGGAGCTGGAAAGGCGCGTGCTGGCCCGCACGGCCAAGCTGATGATCGCCAACCAGCAGCTGCAGCGGGAAATCGAAACCCGCGAACAGGCCGAGGCCCAGGCCCGGCAAAAGGATCGGAAGTATGGCGATCTGTATGCCCTGCTGCGGTTGACCGTCGATACCGTGCCCGATCTGATCTGGGCCAAGGATTTAAACGGCCGTTACATCCTGGCCAATCAGGCGATCTGCGACAAACTCCTGATGTGCGGCAGCCCGGATGCGGCCATGGGCAAAACGGATCGCTATTTTGCCCAGCGCGAGCGGGCGGCGGGTTATCGCCACGCTTTCGGGGCAAAGTGGGCCGATTCAGACGCCGCTGTCAAAAAAAGCAAGGCAGCGCTGCGCTTTGTGGAGGAGGTTTGGGTCAGGGACCGGGCGATCGTGCTCGATGTGCATCAGGCGCCTTTTTTTAACGAAAAGGGCGAAATGGTCGGCACGGTCGGTTGCGCCCGCGACGTCACCAAGGAAAAGGAGATCGAAACGGCGCTGCGCAAAAGCCAATCCGAGCTGGTCGCCGTTTTCGAAAACGCCCCGGTGGCAATCGTCCTGGTGGATGCGCAAACCCGGGTTTGCCGGGCCAATCGCGTAGCGCTGGCGATTACCGGCCGTTGCCAGGAGGACATCATCGGCCTTCCGGGGGGGGAGGCCCTGGGATGCCGCAACGCCCTGGATGACCCCCGGGGTTGCGGCTTCGGCCCCCACTGCGAGAGTTGCAGCGTGCGCGTCATCGTCGAGGACACCCTGAAAACCGGCCGGGCCCACCATGAGGTCGAGGCCGCGCTGCCGCTGGGCAGCTCCAGCGCCCCGGATGAAATGCATCTGCTGGTCTCCACCGCGCCGCTGGGCCCCCTGAAAAGCCGCATGGCGGTTGTCTGCCTCCAGGACATCACCCAGCGCAAAAAGGCCCAGGAGGCTTTGAGGGAAAGTGAGGAAAGATTCCGTCGAATGTTCGAAGACACGGTCCTCGGCCTGTTTCAGGGCACCGTGGACGGCGAGCTGCTCACCGTCAACCCGGCCTTTGCCAAGATGTTCGGTTATGACACCCCTGAGGATCTGCTGTCGTCTTTGGGGAGCAGCGCCCTGGAATTGTACGCCAATCCCGCCGATCGGCCCGCCAAAATACAGCTGGTGCTGGCAAGCGAAAATCCCACGGAAACCGAAATCCACTACCGCCAGAAGGACGGGTCGACCTTTTGGGGGCAATTTCGGGTCTGGAAGGTTCGGGGTGAAAAGGGGCGGCCGCTGTATCTGGAAGGCTGTGTCGAGGACATCACCCAGCGCAAAAAGGCCGAAAAATCCCTGCGGGAATCGGAAAAGCGCCTGCGCTTTCTCTCCTCCCGATTGCTGGCCGCCCAGGAAAATGAGAGCCGGCGCATTTCGCTGGAAATTCACGACAACCTGGCCCAGAACATGGCCGTGCTGAAACTGCAGTTGGCCACCGCTGTCAACCGGCTGCGCAAGGACCAGGGCAAGCTGAAAGCCGAGTGTCAAAACATCCTGCAATTCGTCGACCGCATTATCGAAAGCATGCGCAACCTGTCACGCGATTTGAGTCCGTCGATCATCGAGGACCTCAAACTGTGCGCGACCCTGAAGTGGATGCTCTACGATTTCGAAAACCAAACCGGCATCGCCCCGTCCCTCAAGTTGACCGACGTCGATGACCTGTTTTCCTCCGCCGACCAGATCATTATCTACCGCATCTTTCAGGAGGCCCTCAACAACATCCGCAAACATGCCGATGCGCGCCAGATTGCGGTGGAGGTCCGTAAAGACGGTGGCCAGGTGGTCCTTCAGATCCAGGACGACGGCCGCGGCTTTGACATTCAAGAGAACTGGCGGCGCCATGTGGCTGAAAGAGGCCTGGGGCTGGCCGCCATGGACGAGCGGGCGCGGATGCTGGGCGGCACCCTGGAGATTGTCGCCCAAAAGGGCCGCGGGACCTGTCTCACCCTGACCCTCCCCGTCGCAGAGTCCCCCGCGTCTGTTGATCTTCCGCCGCCGGCAGCCCGCGTCTGACGCCTATTCTGAATCCGCCGGGCCGGCCGGCAGCCCCCATCCGGAACGTTTTTCCCCAAGCGCCCAGGCCGCCAAACCGTCTTGCCTAGCGCCCCTTACCCCTCTCCCAGACGGTCCTCTCGTCGTTTTCCGGCCGCAAAATAACCACTTGTGGTGATTGTCGCGGTCCTTGAACTGGACTAAAAGAGAACCAGCGACTTTCGCAAGCGGAAAGCTCCGGGCTGGCTTGGAACGTCCCAAATGCGCCAACCGGTCGCGAGGGGCCGTTGGGGAAAGGGGGGCAAGGTGAAAAAAGCGGGTTTCCGTCGGCGTGCGCCCCAAATTCCCATCGTCTGCAGTCTTCCCGGCGCGGATAAAACCTTCGATGCCGAAATGACCACCTGCACCGAAAAGGGGATTTGTTTTACTTGCAACCCCGCGTTCAATTCGGCCCTCGCCGAAGGGCAGACCATTTTATTCTGGCCCAGAGGCGCGTCCGTCGGCGGCTCCAGGGTGCCCCAAGGCCCGGAGGGCCTTCGCCCCCTGTCCCGCGCCAGGGTCCTGCAGCGCCAGGCGCTCAGCGGCGCAAGGGGTACCGTCTGCAAGATCAGCGTCGAATACTGTTAGTACTCCGAAAAAGTGACCCGCGCGTTCGATCTACGCGCCATTCGGCCGGCGCCCGCATCTCGCGGTCTGGGACCGACTGCCGTGGCGGTGAACGCGCAACCAAAGGAGCATGTCAAGATGGCCAGCGGCGTTGTCAAATGGTTTGATCAAAACAGGGGCTACGGCTTTATTCTGGAGGAAAACGGGGCGGATGTTTTTGTGCATTGCTCGGGTATCATCGGCGACGAACGCAGGACCCTCAAAGAAGGCGACCAGGTGGTTTTTGAAATTCAGACCGCGCCCAAAGGCCCGGCAGCGGTGGATGTGATGGTGGTTTAAAGGGCCTGGCGGAAAACATTCCGCATTCTAAAAAGGAGGACGTAAAGCATGCAAAACGGTAAAATGGTCAAGGAAATCATCGCGCTTCAGAAATCTTTTTTCAACGGCCTGTTTGAAGTCGCGGCTGTTTACCAGGACCAAACTATCAAATTCAACGGTATCCTGGGTAAAAAGATGGGGCTTTCCCATGGCGTGGATGACATCATCGGCCACTGGCAGGGGGCTCTCAAGCAGCAGCGCGACGGGTTGAAGCAAATCATGGACACCGGTTTCGCCCAGTGGGAGGCGCTGGTTTTAGCGGGGAGCCCCGAAGCGGCCCCCCAGGAACCCACCGCTGGCAGACCGTCAGGGAAAACCAAAACAGCCTGATCCCCACCCCCATAAGCAGCGTTCAATTCCCCAGCACGTCCGCTGCCGGGGCTCTTCGTCATGGGGTAATAAAATCCAGACATATACTTTGAACGGTCATTAATTTCGATTCCCTCCAAC
This window contains:
- a CDS encoding PAS domain S-box protein — its product is MFETPKEACHHPIDDRHNSCINSLAVIDYVEKEQPGASKILLAGLDTELPGVKDPKAFLSDPNNWISAPLLALLYERAKSILDDADAPRKIGFYSVTGKRLGYIQRILLAALGGPVMALRQIQRVNDHFNRTKRIELVDLKGTTATTRLHWNPDIPLTEDFCHYNKGIYEAVPVIWRLPPTRLIETECFFHGGRYCEYRLSWSRGSIARFFFRLFAPWKVARASIAELEQDKAIIRKKYEEVNALNAALTTKVAQLEGLHETGKALLSTLELDALIEIVLKRLIKVAHLDRAGVFLLDESLSNLTLVNAVGVEKEVLDRLKGYSVSIGKERNILARSAREKRPFFLADEKIASLNPENPLLKVFKPSSFILVPLLARGETMGLLVGDSKKGRTSSKIDRNFISSFANQIAMALENASLYQKLRESERMYREIVENSQEGIWVVDETGCIRFANRTLARQIGYEDLTGMSIYDLVAEEGKKKFLGLIRENLNEKSARGEVSFGKNGGGILPALASSVPLFSGKGYRGSLIMV
- a CDS encoding lysophospholipid acyltransferase family protein gives rise to the protein MGLSQFFQLWFNVILARFLGIRFLRAYLYFLGICFFSFRHKERQNLGLGISHVFGDSHCTLVLRWMQLKAACGVFEHYLEKLVLAHKSLAWTLRYLAKRLTIQNVAELDRIASEGRGGILVTGHFGAVEYLPLALAMNGYKVAMICRFKTSRLKEALAKRAEEQDVMIIDAGEPNVAFRAFEAIRQGRILITECDEFEQWRADRSGTVRVFGHLVPRDKTLDFFYRRTKAPVIMGLMRRDGGRFTLCIEPIADGEEKIVMGSAAWRSLEAYILRHPEQWYQWKDAVRDLEPHIDWRQGGENQGSVSLPACHPVPAASFS
- a CDS encoding NAD(P)/FAD-dependent oxidoreductase, whose amino-acid sequence is MLKLGEKGAILQRDKKTYAIAPHIPCGLVTPELLRKIADVSEKYHAQAIKITGATRIAIIGLEEEVIDEVWQELQLGVGAAVGLCVRSVRSCPGTTYCRLGQQDALGIGMKLDKRYHGLELPGKFKMAVSGCQLSCAESWVRDVGLIGKKEGWQVVIGGNVGAAPRIGQELLAGLADEPVLRAVDQVVRFYQENANKGERLGKMIDRIGLEPFRSAVA
- a CDS encoding PAS domain S-box protein — protein: MKDRYKTKAQLIAELNQLRRQSPCGQLLAAGCSRITADLARAQDGPQTIFDSLLEHVVFHDAQMRVLWANRAACESAGLSREELTGRFCHEVWAERATPCKGCLVVRARQTGHHQAAEKQTPDGRHWYVQGVPILDVDGGIAAVVELTAETTERKRVEEALYKSEQRYRTIVETISHGILEIDAAGTITFANAALSRLLGYREGEILGRKISDFQVSGEAQEGIGRRLANLVKDRPEATQWITRIRARDGHILDLQVDWDYKRDLKGRVVGFIAAVTDITARLQAGAALKEAHEELERRVLARTAKLMIANQQLQREIETREQAEAQARQKDRKYGDLYALLRLTVDTVPDLIWAKDLNGRYILANQAICDKLLMCGSPDAAMGKTDRYFAQRERAAGYRHAFGAKWADSDAAVKKSKAALRFVEEVWVRDRAIVLDVHQAPFFNEKGEMVGTVGCARDVTKEKEIETALRKSQSELVAVFENAPVAIVLVDAQTRVCRANRVALAITGRCQEDIIGLPGGEALGCRNALDDPRGCGFGPHCESCSVRVIVEDTLKTGRAHHEVEAALPLGSSSAPDEMHLLVSTAPLGPLKSRMAVVCLQDITQRKKAQEALRESEERFRRMFEDTVLGLFQGTVDGELLTVNPAFAKMFGYDTPEDLLSSLGSSALELYANPADRPAKIQLVLASENPTETEIHYRQKDGSTFWGQFRVWKVRGEKGRPLYLEGCVEDITQRKKAEKSLRESEKRLRFLSSRLLAAQENESRRISLEIHDNLAQNMAVLKLQLATAVNRLRKDQGKLKAECQNILQFVDRIIESMRNLSRDLSPSIIEDLKLCATLKWMLYDFENQTGIAPSLKLTDVDDLFSSADQIIIYRIFQEALNNIRKHADARQIAVEVRKDGGQVVLQIQDDGRGFDIQENWRRHVAERGLGLAAMDERARMLGGTLEIVAQKGRGTCLTLTLPVAESPASVDLPPPAARV
- a CDS encoding cold shock domain-containing protein → MASGVVKWFDQNRGYGFILEENGADVFVHCSGIIGDERRTLKEGDQVVFEIQTAPKGPAAVDVMVV